The genome window TCGAAGGACGGGTTCATGCTCTTGGACGAAGGACCAAGGACGGCTCTTTGCAGCGATCAGCGGGCTTTTGTTCTTAAGCGTGCAGCGGCTCTTTCGAAGGACGGTCCATGATCCGGGACGATGGGAGGAAGGTTTCTTAACACGACGCATGTGAGGTTCTCAGAACTGCCAAGAACCGTCAAGTCGATTGTCACCTTCTGAAGTCCCTCGCCAAGTTATCCACCTGAACTGAGAATGATTTCGGCAAGGCAAATAAATGGGAGGTCCATAGATGAAAGTACTTGGACTAGTTGTGGAATACAATCCCTTTCATAATGGCCATTTTTATCATCTTTCACATTCGAAAGAGATTGTGAAACCTGATGTCACCGTGGCCGTTATGAGCGGCAATTTTGTTCAGCGAGGAGAGCCTGCAATTGTTGAGAAGTTTGCAAGGGCAGAAGCAGCTCTGGAGCAAGGTGTCGACCTGGTTCTCGAATTGCCGGTAGTGTATTCCTTGCAGGACGCCGGAGGGTTCGCAACGGGATCAATATGGACGCTTGACCATGTGGGAGCAACAGATGTCGTTTTCGGAAGCGAGACAGACGATATCGACCTGATGAAGGCCGTGTCCAAAGTTCTGATCAAAGAACCCGAACACTATCAAGATCTCTTGAAGAAACATCTTAAGACAGGTCATTCATTTCCTAATGCCCGAAAGTATGCCCTGAGAGACTTTATACATTCTGAAAATGCGGCTCTTTCACACCGAATAGAAGAGATAGGTTCATCCAACAACATCCTGGGTGTGGAATACTTGAGAGCAATTCAAGAGATAAAGAGCAAGATGATTCCCCACTCAATGAGGAGAGTCGGAGCTTCTTATGCTGATGAAGAGCATCGAGGAGAATTTTCTTCCGCAACGGCAATTAGAAGGCTGATTCAGAGAGGCGATATCGAGAGCGCTTCTCAAGCGATGCCTAAGCGATCCCTTGACATTATCCTTCGGGAAATCAGGGCCGGAAGAGGTCCCGTCTTCAAAGAGGATGTTGAATCCTTCTTCATTTCCTTTTTCAGGCTCTTGTCAAGAGAGGATTATTGCAGATATTATGGGTTCGTCGAAGGTTTAGACGCGAGATTTCAAGAGTGTTCCATGGAAGGTAGTCTTGAAAGGTTTCTCCACTGCGTAAAATCGAAGCGATTCACCCTATCTAGAATCAGACGGCTTATGTACTATCCCATTTTTGGATTTACCGATGATCTATTAAGAAAGAGCAATGAACTCGGCCCTCAATACATTCGAATACTGGGCTTCAATGAAAAGGGAAGAAATCATCTCTCGAACATCAAGCATTCAACGAAGATCCCGATCATAACCACGGCTTCTTTATGGAGAAAAGTAGTAGACAAGTCTATCAAAGATGAAATGAAGATAGATGTTGACTTGCTTAAGGCACAGCTGAAGAGTGATTTCAAAGCCGTCAGATTTTACTCGAGTCTCTACAAGTATCCCGAAAGCAGAGCAAGAGGCTCTGACCTATTATCACAAATCGTTTATCACAGGCAGGAGCGGTAGTCGATGCTAATCCAGGTCGCGATCTCGAATTCGCCTCTATACGATACATACACTTACGAGACTGATAAAACCTTAGAACCTGGTGAGAGGGTCGAAGTCAATTTCGCCGGACGCAACGCTATCGGTTATGTTGTATCTCTGGAAGGTAAGACGGGGAAGTACAGAATCAAGAGTATCAACAAGAAAGTAGATGAACGTTCCTTCCTTTCATCAGAGGATATTAAGCTTGCAGAATTTGTGATGAAGGACTATCTTGCTCCTCCAGGAAAAGTATTCGACCTTTTCTTCCCGCCCGGAAAACTTCTGGCTGTCGACGAATTCATCGTGCCCATTTCCGAAAGCTTTGAACTTTCCCCAACTAAGAAGGACAAGTTCGTCAAAGAATTCGGTGAAGAGAAGCTCAAGGAACTTCTGGCTTCACGAGAAGTCAAGATCATGCACAGCTTCGAAAGGAAGACTCCAAAAAAGCGCAAGACGAGACGAGTATCGCTGGCAAAGAAAACCGGACTGCTGAATGAAGATCTAACGCCCTTGTGGCAGACCATAGTTGACTATCTGCTTTCTGTTGAATCAGAGGAAATCTCCGCGCTTGAAAAGAAACTTGAGTTGAGAAGCAGAAGCCCGATCGAAACACTAATTTCTAAGGGGATACTAACCACCGAGGAATGTGAGGAAGACGATTCTCATTGGGTAATCCCAGCGGTAGAGAAACTAAACGGAAGCCAAAGAGAGGTCTATAGAGAAATAATGGAGAGAGAATCAAAGGCTTTTCTCCTTCACGGATTAACCGGTACGGGAAAAACAGAGGTCTATTTCAAAGTCATGGAATACTGGCTAAACAGAGGTCGACAGATCCTTTACCTCGTTCCAGAAGTTTCGTTGACACCCCAGCTCCTTGCAAGAATAAGAGGTGCCTTTCCGGGGAGAGATGTAAGACAATACCACAGTTACATGCCGAGAAACCAGCGGCAGAGGATTTGGTTGGATGCCGTGGAGCAGAATGTCGATATTCTTGTCGGTACAAGGAGTTCACTCTGGGTGCCCATGAAGAACACGGGTTTGATTGTGGTTGATGAAGAGCATGATTCCAGTTTCTACCAACAGAGTCTCCCTTATTATGATGGGGTTGAAGCTGCCTTAAGAAAGGCAGAGTTGCTTGATATCCCTATCATTCTTGGGTCTGCAACACCAAGAGTTGGACACTATCACCTGGTTGAATCTGACAGACTGTCTCTGCTTCGTCTAACAGAAAGACCTGTCGGGTCGTTTCCCACAATCGAGATAATCGATATGAAAGAAGAGAAGAACCTAATAATCAGTAAAAGGGCACTGGCAGAAATCAGACAAACCATCTCTTTAGGAAAGCAAGTCTTTGTTTTTGTCCATAGAAAAGGATATTCGAATTACGTGGTCTGTTATACATGCGGAAACACAGTTAGCTGTCCTCATTGTTCGGTGTCCATGACCTATCACAAAGCAGATAATTCCCTCAAGTGCCATTACTGTGGCTACAGAGAACCCGTACCGAAGTCTTGTCCCGTTTGCGGCTCAATGACCCTCTCTGCCAGGGGCTTCGGCACAGAGAGAGTGGAACATGATCTGCAAAAGTATTTCCCTTCCGCAAGAATCATGAGAATGGATAGAGAGACGATAGACAATCCCATTTCATATGAAAAGGCATTACTCGAAATCTCACGAAAGGAATGTCAGATAATCGTTGGAACCAAGATGATAACCAAAGGCCTTGACTTTCCCGACGTTGAGATGGTACTGATTGTTGACGCCGACAGATTGATGAGTTTCCCAAGCTATGATAGTCCCGAAACCGCTTTTCAGCATATTTCCCAGGTCAGCGGAAGATCCGGCAGGGCAAGCATAGGAAAGGCATTCATTCAGAGCTTCAATCCAAACAACAGAATAATGAAAGCTGCCTTCGAAAGAGATTATGAAGCATTCTATATGGATGAAATAGCTCTCCGAAAAGAGTTGAACAACCCACCTTTCAGCAAAATTGCGGAAGTGGTATGTTACGGAGAGACTGAGGACGAGAGCGGGCTGTTGGCCGAAAAGATCGCAGAACAAATAAGAGAAGTGAGAATCGATTCGATCGAGGTATTCGGCCCCATTGCTCCGCTTCTTTCAAAGCTCAAGAACTCCTACAGAATGAAAATTACAGTGAAGCTTCCGCCGGACGCAAACTACGAATTTCTCCTGAAGATACAGAAGAAACATCCCGCCGATATCCAGATAATCATCAATGGCATCGGCGGAATGGTGTAGATCATAAACCTCTCTTCAGTTCTCCAGGGAAGAAACAGGACACGAAATGCCCTCCACCTACGTCCTGAAGCTTGGGTTCTTCCTTTGAGCAAACGTCCTTCGCTATCGGACATCTCGGATGGAATCTACAGCCAGAGGGTGGGTTTATTGGGCTGGGAACGTCCCCTTCGAGAAGTATTCTTTGTTTCTTCTTTTCAGGGTTAGCCTCGGGAATTGCAGACATCAAAGAAACTGTGTAAGGATGAAGCGGGTTATCGAAGAGCTTCTTCTTGTCTGATAGCTCGGCGATCTTTCCAAGATACATTACTGCAACGCGCTTACTGACATGCTTCACGACACCAAGATCGTGTGCAATAAACAGGTATGTAAGTCCGAACTCCTTTTGAAGATCACTTAGAAGATTGAGAATCTGAGCTTGAATCGACACGTCAAGGGCAGAAACGGCTTCATCGCAGACGATGAGTCTCGGATTAAGAATGAGGGCTCTTGCGACACCTATTCTCTGTCTTTGGCCTCCGCTAAACTCGTGAGGAAATCTCGACATGTGATCTTTTGAAAGACCGACTTTGGTCATAATGTCGGCTACCTTATCCATTACGTCTCTGCCTGTAGCGAGTCCGTGAATTCTTGCACCCTCGCCGATAATATTCTTTACTCTCATTCTCGGGTTCAATGAAGAAAATGGATCCTGAAAGATAATCTGAGCATCTCTTCTGAATGCCTTTCTCTTGTCTTCCCTGTCTCCCAGAAGACTCTTCATGAACTCACTCCTGTCTTCATTGAACTCTTTGAAATACTTCT of Mesotoga infera contains these proteins:
- the priA gene encoding primosomal protein N', which produces MLIQVAISNSPLYDTYTYETDKTLEPGERVEVNFAGRNAIGYVVSLEGKTGKYRIKSINKKVDERSFLSSEDIKLAEFVMKDYLAPPGKVFDLFFPPGKLLAVDEFIVPISESFELSPTKKDKFVKEFGEEKLKELLASREVKIMHSFERKTPKKRKTRRVSLAKKTGLLNEDLTPLWQTIVDYLLSVESEEISALEKKLELRSRSPIETLISKGILTTEECEEDDSHWVIPAVEKLNGSQREVYREIMERESKAFLLHGLTGTGKTEVYFKVMEYWLNRGRQILYLVPEVSLTPQLLARIRGAFPGRDVRQYHSYMPRNQRQRIWLDAVEQNVDILVGTRSSLWVPMKNTGLIVVDEEHDSSFYQQSLPYYDGVEAALRKAELLDIPIILGSATPRVGHYHLVESDRLSLLRLTERPVGSFPTIEIIDMKEEKNLIISKRALAEIRQTISLGKQVFVFVHRKGYSNYVVCYTCGNTVSCPHCSVSMTYHKADNSLKCHYCGYREPVPKSCPVCGSMTLSARGFGTERVEHDLQKYFPSARIMRMDRETIDNPISYEKALLEISRKECQIIVGTKMITKGLDFPDVEMVLIVDADRLMSFPSYDSPETAFQHISQVSGRSGRASIGKAFIQSFNPNNRIMKAAFERDYEAFYMDEIALRKELNNPPFSKIAEVVCYGETEDESGLLAEKIAEQIREVRIDSIEVFGPIAPLLSKLKNSYRMKITVKLPPDANYEFLLKIQKKHPADIQIIINGIGGMV
- a CDS encoding nucleotidyltransferase, which gives rise to MKVLGLVVEYNPFHNGHFYHLSHSKEIVKPDVTVAVMSGNFVQRGEPAIVEKFARAEAALEQGVDLVLELPVVYSLQDAGGFATGSIWTLDHVGATDVVFGSETDDIDLMKAVSKVLIKEPEHYQDLLKKHLKTGHSFPNARKYALRDFIHSENAALSHRIEEIGSSNNILGVEYLRAIQEIKSKMIPHSMRRVGASYADEEHRGEFSSATAIRRLIQRGDIESASQAMPKRSLDIILREIRAGRGPVFKEDVESFFISFFRLLSREDYCRYYGFVEGLDARFQECSMEGSLERFLHCVKSKRFTLSRIRRLMYYPIFGFTDDLLRKSNELGPQYIRILGFNEKGRNHLSNIKHSTKIPIITTASLWRKVVDKSIKDEMKIDVDLLKAQLKSDFKAVRFYSSLYKYPESRARGSDLLSQIVYHRQER
- a CDS encoding ATP-binding cassette domain-containing protein; amino-acid sequence: MSIPNESKLLLRADELVKYFPVKAGVFRRVVAQVKAVDDVSFDIYEKETLGLVGESGCGKTTAGMTVLRLYEPTSGRIIVGDEDTTHFFMPALKARKYLKSTYIDKFVDLKAKTGTVEGALSSIEDEFDKSMAEKYFKEFNEDRSEFMKSLLGDREDKRKAFRRDAQIIFQDPFSSLNPRMRVKNIIGEGARIHGLATGRDVMDKVADIMTKVGLSKDHMSRFPHEFSGGQRQRIGVARALILNPRLIVCDEAVSALDVSIQAQILNLLSDLQKEFGLTYLFIAHDLGVVKHVSKRVAVMYLGKIAELSDKKKLFDNPLHPYTVSLMSAIPEANPEKKKQRILLEGDVPSPINPPSGCRFHPRCPIAKDVCSKEEPKLQDVGGGHFVSCFFPGELKRGL